From Thermovenabulum gondwanense, one genomic window encodes:
- a CDS encoding heparan-alpha-glucosaminide N-acetyltransferase, whose protein sequence is MGRIDEIDFLRGLAVILMVIFHIIFDLNYYLGIPVSYSKGFWYYEGKLSALMFIFLAGISVNFSKNYLRRGLKIFSLGILITLVTHAIDPDMYVKFGILHFMGVSYLLSSFFKNRNVPLLLLLSIASIIIGIVFDGIRVENNYLFPLGLITDDFASLDYYPVFPYFGVFLLGTAFFKTFYAKGKRLTAGHNKKNFFHLLGKNSLLIYLLHQPVILGLLFIYKFLIQITQGGF, encoded by the coding sequence ATGGGTAGAATAGATGAAATAGATTTTTTGCGCGGTTTAGCGGTCATTCTTATGGTAATTTTTCATATAATTTTTGACCTGAATTACTATCTGGGGATTCCTGTTAGCTACAGTAAGGGCTTCTGGTATTACGAGGGTAAGTTATCCGCTTTGATGTTTATTTTCCTCGCGGGTATCAGCGTAAACTTCAGTAAAAATTATTTACGGCGGGGTTTAAAAATTTTTTCCCTGGGAATTTTAATTACCCTGGTCACCCATGCAATCGATCCGGATATGTACGTTAAATTCGGAATACTTCATTTTATGGGCGTATCCTACCTGCTTTCATCCTTTTTTAAAAATAGAAATGTACCCCTTTTGCTGTTGTTATCCATAGCTTCAATTATTATCGGAATTGTTTTTGACGGCATAAGGGTGGAAAACAATTATCTTTTTCCCCTTGGCCTTATTACCGATGATTTTGCTTCTTTAGATTATTATCCCGTCTTCCCCTATTTCGGGGTATTTCTCCTGGGAACGGCATTTTTTAAGACTTTTTACGCAAAGGGTAAAAGGTTAACAGCAGGGCATAATAAGAAAAATTTTTTCCACCTGCTGGGTAAAAACTCACTTTTGATTTACCTGCTCCATCAACCCGTAATCCTGGGACTTCTTTTTATATATAAATTCCTTATTCAAATCACTCAAGGAGGTTTTTAA
- a CDS encoding pilus assembly protein TadG-related protein: MIIKVIKEKIEGFIKGQCGQAMVLFALSLPVILGMTGLFMDTGLMVLEKERLQRACDAAAIAGAYELPDEENARERAAEYFQINGYSAENLTVFVVPEQNKITVEGKKKVNLTFMKVMGFNDVEVKAKASAVYGAVNGITGVVPFGIPDQYLEYGRLYTLKASPKDQYGPGNYGALALGFRGSANYENNLKYGYSGFLRVGDWVETEPGNMSGPTERGVNYRLNACPHSPQCSIENYHPGCPRIMIVPVFDPSSLMQGRDEVMIVGFAAFLIKGISGSGSESEVTGYFLKIIPPDGSYFTIIGSQQNYGLHAAKLVE, from the coding sequence ATGATTATAAAGGTAATTAAAGAAAAAATTGAAGGCTTTATAAAGGGTCAATGCGGACAGGCGATGGTGCTTTTTGCCCTTTCCCTGCCGGTAATTCTGGGAATGACGGGGCTATTTATGGATACAGGGCTTATGGTGCTGGAAAAGGAAAGGCTTCAAAGGGCGTGCGATGCCGCGGCTATTGCGGGCGCCTATGAACTTCCCGATGAGGAAAATGCCCGGGAAAGGGCAGCGGAATATTTTCAAATTAACGGTTACTCCGCTGAAAACCTGACGGTTTTTGTAGTACCCGAACAAAACAAAATAACCGTCGAAGGCAAAAAAAAGGTTAACCTTACCTTTATGAAGGTAATGGGTTTTAATGATGTGGAAGTAAAGGCAAAGGCTTCTGCAGTTTACGGTGCGGTAAACGGAATAACGGGAGTGGTACCTTTCGGGATTCCCGACCAATATCTTGAATACGGCAGGCTCTATACATTAAAAGCATCTCCAAAAGATCAATATGGGCCGGGAAATTACGGAGCGCTGGCCTTAGGCTTTAGAGGGTCTGCCAATTATGAAAACAATTTGAAATACGGTTACAGCGGTTTTTTAAGGGTAGGAGACTGGGTGGAAACCGAGCCCGGCAACATGTCCGGCCCTACCGAAAGAGGTGTGAACTACCGGCTCAATGCGTGTCCCCATAGCCCCCAATGCAGTATAGAAAATTATCATCCGGGATGCCCCAGAATAATGATAGTGCCTGTTTTTGACCCCTCCTCTCTCATGCAGGGAAGAGATGAAGTAATGATAGTGGGATTTGCTGCCTTTCTAATAAAAGGTATTTCCGGAAGCGGCAGCGAAAGCGAGGTTACCGGGTATTTCTTAAAAATTATACCTCCGGATGGATCTTATTTTACTATAATCGGTTCTCAGCAAAACTATGGCCTTCATGCAGCTAAATTGGTGGAATAG
- a CDS encoding Flp family type IVb pilin, producing the protein MLKRMMDGVKKLWAEEEGQGMAEYGLILALVAIAVIVALRALGGSISGKFDRVKTELETSN; encoded by the coding sequence ATGTTAAAAAGGATGATGGATGGCGTAAAAAAACTCTGGGCGGAAGAAGAAGGACAGGGAATGGCGGAATATGGCCTCATACTGGCTCTGGTGGCTATTGCAGTTATCGTAGCATTGAGAGCACTAGGGGGAAGTATAAGCGGTAAATTCGATAGAGTAAAAACTGAGTTAGAAACATCAAATTAA
- a CDS encoding phosphodiester glycosidase family protein: protein MNKLKKLAVLITFLYLLNVLLPFCIFAQGWVTLYEEKEQTPVAKGVIYEKRTIFTSQGFKKIHILTVDLTSPYIDIVSLYNKENLSERKPLSDLVKSNNAVAGINGDFFSMTNPSSAIGVQINEGNILSSPSNRTDMSAFALTFDKMPLIINFSFEGKLILKDGTVFPIASVNKIGDPAGKVMLYNTFFGKETYKLPPEKGDALFLIIKDGIIENLFFGKSSSIDEGRLVITAGQDLAVQIYPKVSQGDPINIQLRFTPDISNIKTAIGGGAVLVDNGKIPENFSHNINGVHPRTAIGFTRDKTKLFMVTVDGRQEESDGVTQEELANIMLNLGAHFALNLDGGGSSTLVGRPLGEDNIKVLNNPSEKKERPIINGIGIVNKAPLGKIAGLIIKSPSLTVAKNSRLVLEVKAYDEYLNPIAVDQNRVQWSISKGAGKFDKNTFFAQKEGETVITAKYGTVTKSIKIKILEPVKIIKTGSEYYGIDKNGVLSYIHPEDINKFDIPVEEAPDFKGLDFSSPGRKDADNKKIPDADFAVLGGLAENKLTEAEYKEVLTKTLDIIKKLKADYIITLDDTGNLEELNQIIPKNYLSSLKGFGKGYQSFPEKDNFFIFLRAEKGGINATDYNQWISFLKDLNSAVKYKKVFVFLNTPLEKFNDRLEADLFKKLLAQLAQKNVKVHVIIKDEKFYVFKENSVKFIGIPSIGNPAPAVVLFDIDSNFTNYSVVPVIKDIENKTLYVKKGISSEIILEGISYYQSKLPINYPYNYDLALSFNKKYTFDREHLIINAQEKGNLTLKVTAAFLQKTFTIPVVDFSISLNGKDLFSPDAIPYLNKKGSAMVPIRLISENLGAKVEWDSKKKEVSIFKENKTITLKVANKYAEMVGGRVYVPLRYVAENLGAKVTWDDKTRTAVINY, encoded by the coding sequence ATGAACAAATTAAAAAAACTTGCCGTTTTAATAACGTTCTTATACCTTTTGAACGTGTTACTGCCTTTTTGTATTTTTGCCCAGGGATGGGTAACCCTTTACGAAGAAAAAGAACAAACTCCCGTAGCAAAGGGAGTTATATACGAAAAAAGGACTATATTTACTTCCCAGGGGTTTAAAAAAATACATATTTTAACGGTGGATTTAACCTCTCCTTATATTGACATAGTAAGCTTATACAATAAAGAGAATTTATCGGAGAGAAAACCTTTAAGCGACCTTGTAAAATCAAATAATGCGGTAGCGGGGATAAACGGCGACTTTTTTTCCATGACAAATCCCTCCTCCGCCATAGGGGTACAAATAAACGAAGGAAATATACTTTCATCCCCTTCCAATCGTACCGATATGTCCGCTTTTGCCCTGACCTTTGACAAAATGCCCCTGATAATAAATTTTTCCTTCGAAGGTAAATTAATCCTGAAAGACGGGACGGTCTTCCCCATAGCTTCTGTAAATAAAATAGGAGACCCTGCGGGAAAGGTAATGCTTTACAACACCTTTTTCGGCAAGGAAACCTATAAGTTACCCCCTGAAAAAGGTGATGCCCTTTTTCTCATTATAAAGGATGGAATTATAGAAAACCTTTTCTTCGGAAAATCCTCCTCTATTGATGAGGGAAGATTGGTTATAACAGCGGGACAGGACCTGGCAGTTCAGATATATCCTAAGGTTTCTCAGGGCGATCCTATTAATATACAACTGAGATTTACACCGGATATATCCAACATCAAAACCGCCATTGGCGGCGGTGCCGTGCTTGTGGATAACGGCAAAATCCCCGAAAACTTTTCCCATAACATTAACGGCGTGCATCCCAGGACCGCCATAGGCTTCACCAGGGATAAAACAAAACTATTTATGGTAACGGTGGATGGAAGGCAGGAAGAAAGCGACGGGGTAACCCAGGAAGAACTGGCCAATATAATGTTAAACCTGGGAGCCCATTTTGCACTTAATTTAGACGGCGGCGGCTCCTCTACCCTGGTGGGAAGGCCTTTGGGAGAGGATAATATAAAGGTTCTAAACAATCCTTCCGAGAAAAAGGAAAGGCCAATAATCAACGGAATTGGCATTGTAAACAAAGCTCCCCTTGGAAAAATTGCCGGACTTATTATAAAGAGCCCTTCCCTTACCGTTGCAAAAAACTCAAGACTCGTCCTTGAAGTAAAAGCTTACGACGAGTATTTAAACCCGATTGCCGTAGACCAGAACAGGGTGCAGTGGAGCATTTCCAAAGGCGCGGGCAAGTTTGATAAAAACACCTTTTTTGCGCAAAAAGAAGGGGAGACTGTGATAACCGCAAAATACGGTACCGTCACCAAATCGATAAAAATAAAAATTTTAGAACCGGTGAAAATTATTAAAACAGGCTCGGAGTATTACGGAATTGATAAAAACGGCGTGCTATCTTACATTCACCCCGAGGATATAAATAAATTCGATATCCCCGTTGAGGAAGCCCCTGATTTCAAGGGTTTAGATTTTTCCAGCCCCGGGAGAAAAGACGCCGATAATAAAAAAATTCCCGACGCGGATTTTGCCGTACTCGGTGGTTTGGCGGAAAATAAATTGACGGAGGCGGAGTATAAAGAGGTATTGACAAAGACCCTGGATATCATCAAAAAACTTAAAGCCGATTATATTATAACCCTTGATGACACAGGGAATTTAGAGGAGCTAAACCAAATAATCCCCAAAAACTACCTTTCCAGCCTGAAAGGTTTTGGTAAGGGCTACCAATCTTTTCCCGAAAAGGATAATTTTTTCATCTTTTTAAGGGCTGAAAAGGGCGGAATTAATGCCACCGATTACAATCAATGGATTTCCTTTTTAAAAGACCTGAACAGCGCGGTAAAATACAAAAAAGTTTTTGTTTTTTTAAACACCCCCTTGGAGAAATTCAACGACAGGTTGGAAGCCGACCTTTTTAAAAAATTGCTTGCTCAATTAGCTCAAAAAAATGTTAAGGTTCACGTTATTATTAAGGATGAAAAATTCTACGTTTTCAAGGAAAACTCCGTCAAATTCATAGGGATCCCTTCTATCGGGAATCCTGCCCCTGCAGTAGTGCTTTTTGATATCGACAGCAATTTCACCAATTATTCAGTAGTTCCCGTTATTAAGGATATAGAAAATAAAACTCTTTACGTAAAAAAAGGAATCTCATCCGAGATAATATTAGAAGGAATTTCTTACTATCAGAGTAAACTACCAATCAATTATCCTTATAATTACGACTTAGCTTTAAGCTTCAACAAAAAATACACCTTTGACAGGGAGCATTTAATCATAAATGCCCAGGAAAAAGGCAATCTTACTCTTAAGGTCACCGCTGCATTTCTTCAAAAGACCTTTACAATCCCTGTAGTAGATTTTTCTATAAGTCTGAACGGTAAGGACCTTTTCTCTCCCGATGCAATACCTTACCTTAATAAAAAAGGAAGCGCCATGGTACCCATAAGGCTGATCTCGGAAAACCTGGGGGCCAAGGTGGAATGGGATTCTAAAAAGAAGGAAGTAAGCATTTTTAAAGAAAATAAAACTATAACCCTCAAAGTTGCCAATAAATATGCAGAGATGGTAGGCGGAAGGGTTTACGTTCCTTTAAGATATGTGGCCGAAAACTTAGGGGCCAAAGTGACATGGGATGATAAAACAAGGACAGCGGTAATAAATTATTAA
- a CDS encoding A24 family peptidase, whose amino-acid sequence MEIFRVVLLLTLLFVCFLTDITRNKIYNFVVFPAMVLGILINGFFDGFSGIIQSLEGMLLGMAFLIIPYALRGIGAGDVKFLGAIGAIMGPGFTFNAFLFSAIAGGVISLAIMLSDKNLRYKLKAVFLTFLSMLGIIPKGLYLMENLDSPVKKGRFPYGVAITFGTLLAFLLPL is encoded by the coding sequence TTGGAAATATTCAGGGTGGTCCTTCTATTAACCCTTTTATTTGTATGTTTTTTGACTGACATTACCAGGAATAAAATATACAATTTTGTAGTTTTTCCGGCTATGGTACTGGGGATTTTGATAAACGGCTTTTTTGATGGGTTTTCGGGAATTATTCAAAGCTTGGAGGGTATGCTCCTTGGGATGGCGTTTCTTATTATCCCCTATGCATTAAGAGGTATAGGAGCGGGAGATGTAAAGTTTTTAGGAGCGATAGGGGCTATTATGGGGCCGGGTTTTACGTTTAACGCCTTCCTTTTTTCGGCTATAGCCGGGGGTGTAATTTCCCTTGCCATAATGCTTTCCGATAAAAATTTACGTTATAAGCTGAAAGCTGTTTTTCTTACCTTTTTATCCATGCTCGGCATAATACCGAAAGGGCTATACCTGATGGAAAACCTGGATTCTCCGGTGAAAAAGGGGCGGTTTCCCTACGGAGTGGCGATAACCTTTGGTACTCTTTTGGCCTTTCTACTTCCGCTGTAA
- a CDS encoding DNA polymerase IV, whose protein sequence is MLNILHVDMNAFYASCHQAKDPSLKGKPVIVAGDPKKRNGIVLTASYEARAYGVKTAMPNFQAKKLCPHAVFLKPDYFLYVEMSERVMDILRRFTPDVEVFSVDEAWLDVSGCERLFGDSVEIAGKIQRTIKEELDLPCSIGISCNKILAKMASDLKKPAGITVLHPEEVPGVIWPLPVEELYGVGRKMAQKLYSMGIKTIGDLAGIPVEFLESSFGVIGRQLHLWANGIDDSPVNPEFSKGEKSIGHSITLPKDINTFEEAKAVLLSLSEQVGRRVRRKKFVGRVVTLTLRDDSFLTRTRSATIPYTNTTEDIYRTAKKLLENNWDGKTPLRLLGVSLSGLTRDFEQISIFSGEEKIKRLNKIVDEIKDKYGEGAICRAGQKAEVIGIKIGFR, encoded by the coding sequence ATGCTGAATATTCTTCATGTGGATATGAATGCCTTTTACGCCTCCTGCCATCAGGCGAAGGATCCTTCGCTTAAAGGTAAACCGGTGATAGTAGCCGGCGACCCTAAAAAAAGGAACGGGATAGTTTTGACGGCTTCGTACGAAGCGAGGGCATATGGGGTAAAAACGGCGATGCCGAATTTTCAGGCGAAAAAACTTTGCCCTCACGCCGTTTTTTTAAAGCCGGACTATTTCCTTTATGTAGAGATGAGCGAAAGGGTAATGGATATACTGAGGAGATTTACTCCGGACGTGGAAGTTTTCAGCGTGGATGAAGCCTGGCTGGATGTTTCGGGCTGCGAGAGGCTTTTTGGAGATTCGGTGGAGATAGCCGGAAAGATTCAAAGGACAATCAAGGAGGAACTGGATCTTCCCTGTTCCATAGGGATATCCTGCAACAAGATCCTCGCAAAGATGGCATCGGATTTAAAAAAACCTGCGGGCATAACGGTGCTTCATCCCGAAGAGGTGCCCGGGGTTATATGGCCCTTGCCCGTGGAAGAGCTTTACGGTGTTGGAAGGAAAATGGCCCAAAAACTGTATTCTATGGGCATAAAGACCATAGGAGATTTAGCCGGTATTCCGGTGGAATTCCTGGAATCTTCTTTCGGAGTAATAGGAAGGCAGCTTCACCTCTGGGCTAACGGCATAGATGATAGCCCGGTTAATCCCGAATTTTCAAAGGGGGAAAAGTCCATAGGCCACTCTATAACCCTTCCAAAGGATATCAACACTTTTGAGGAAGCAAAGGCGGTATTGCTTTCCCTATCCGAACAGGTGGGGAGAAGGGTGAGGAGGAAAAAATTTGTAGGGAGGGTGGTTACCCTTACCCTCAGGGATGATTCCTTTCTTACCCGGACCAGGTCCGCCACCATTCCCTATACAAACACCACCGAGGATATTTACAGGACTGCAAAAAAACTTCTGGAAAACAACTGGGATGGGAAAACACCTTTAAGACTTCTGGGCGTCAGCCTCTCGGGGCTTACACGGGATTTTGAGCAGATTTCCATTTTCTCCGGGGAGGAAAAAATAAAAAGGTTGAACAAGATTGTGGATGAGATAAAGGATAAATACGGGGAGGGGGCCATCTGCAGGGCCGGGCAAAAAGCCGAGGTGATTGGGATTAAAATAGGCTTCAGGTAA
- a CDS encoding TadE/TadG family type IV pilus assembly protein — protein MLWIKGLLKNEKAQSMVEFALILPIIILLLFGILEFGRIYYSQIVLVRTAREAVRMCALGKSDQEVIDKIFEITPLPDTMENLRVEEILPPEGERKTGDAVTVKISYKLPLITPFFFSSPANLLTLKAQATMRME, from the coding sequence ATGCTTTGGATAAAGGGCTTACTAAAAAATGAAAAAGCACAATCTATGGTGGAATTTGCCCTGATCCTGCCGATTATTATCCTCTTACTCTTTGGAATATTGGAATTTGGCAGGATTTATTATTCTCAGATAGTCCTCGTCAGGACTGCCCGGGAGGCGGTCAGGATGTGCGCACTGGGGAAATCAGATCAGGAGGTAATAGATAAGATATTTGAAATCACTCCCCTTCCCGATACGATGGAAAATTTGAGGGTGGAAGAGATTTTACCTCCGGAAGGGGAGAGGAAAACCGGAGATGCGGTGACGGTGAAAATTTCTTATAAATTGCCCTTGATTACCCCCTTTTTTTTCAGTTCCCCGGCTAACCTTTTGACCCTGAAAGCCCAGGCAACCATGAGAATGGAATGA
- the cpaB gene encoding Flp pilus assembly protein CpaB: MRSKIILFLALILGLLAASGTYKYLGDLEQKYKIAGEFIEVAEAAKKIPPKTVIEENMLVKKEIPLKYAPYNVLKKQDAVGKISKYEILSGQMIQKEMLFEKNDASAGLSLRIEPGKRAISIPVNNVTALNGLLSNGDRVDVLVTFDAPPDKKYAVTSTVIQNVPVLAVDYNLSPQGQAKVEPKTVTLMVTPEEAQQIAFAVQHGSIHLSLRSPQDSGKTQLNSTKAENLFR, encoded by the coding sequence GTGAGGAGCAAGATAATATTATTTCTTGCGCTTATTCTCGGATTGCTGGCAGCCTCTGGGACTTACAAATACTTGGGCGATTTGGAGCAAAAGTATAAGATTGCCGGGGAGTTTATAGAAGTGGCGGAGGCGGCAAAAAAAATTCCGCCCAAAACCGTGATTGAGGAAAACATGTTGGTAAAAAAAGAAATACCCTTAAAATATGCACCTTATAATGTATTAAAAAAACAGGATGCGGTGGGGAAAATTTCAAAATACGAAATACTGTCCGGGCAGATGATACAAAAGGAGATGTTATTTGAAAAAAATGATGCTTCTGCAGGATTGTCGTTGAGGATTGAACCCGGTAAAAGGGCAATTTCCATTCCCGTAAATAATGTAACGGCTCTGAACGGGCTTTTGTCAAACGGCGACAGGGTAGATGTACTGGTAACCTTCGATGCCCCTCCGGATAAAAAGTATGCGGTAACTTCCACGGTAATACAAAACGTGCCTGTGCTCGCTGTTGATTACAATTTAAGCCCTCAGGGTCAGGCAAAGGTTGAACCCAAAACGGTTACTTTAATGGTGACCCCCGAGGAAGCCCAGCAAATAGCCTTTGCCGTCCAGCATGGAAGCATTCATTTGTCCTTGAGGTCGCCGCAGGATTCGGGGAAAACGCAGTTAAATTCTACAAAAGCTGAAAATCTTTTTAGATGA
- a CDS encoding AbgT family transporter, protein MENTRKRRSLLDGFLNFVEKAGNKLPDPATIFFGLAILMLLLSHLAEMAGWQAVNPATKETVKAVSLLKRENVVRILTEMVNNFASFPPLGLVLVVMMGVGVAEYSGLINALLRRLLSGASPSIIVPAVILIGVLGNAAGDSALIIMPPLAAMIFLSMGRHPLAGLAAAYAAVAGGFSANLFVNMLDVLLAGFTEKAAQIIDPKYIANPAMNYYFLIASTFVLTAVASWVTTKIVEPRLGEYTGKREEFHPLTESEKKGLRVAGIVALIYIAIIAYWTLPANALLRDPKTGSLIVSPFMKSLVPIMTGLFLFPAIGYGVAAGTIKSDKDLAAQMSKAMSTMGSYIVIAFLAAQFITFFNWSNIGTILAIKGADFLKNIGFTGLPLLIGIIIFSCLINILIASASAKWAVLGPVFVPMLMLLGYSPAFTQLAYRIGDSITNPITPLLAYFPMALASARKYDEKLGMGTLISILLPYSIYFAIFWIILFAIWYMLNLPLGPGNMIHL, encoded by the coding sequence ATGGAAAATACAAGAAAAAGAAGGTCCTTACTGGACGGTTTTCTCAACTTTGTTGAAAAGGCCGGAAATAAATTGCCGGACCCTGCCACCATCTTCTTTGGGCTTGCTATTTTAATGCTTTTGCTTTCTCACTTAGCCGAAATGGCAGGATGGCAGGCGGTAAATCCTGCTACAAAAGAAACTGTAAAAGCGGTAAGCCTTTTAAAGAGGGAAAATGTTGTAAGAATATTGACCGAAATGGTAAATAACTTTGCATCCTTCCCGCCCCTTGGCCTGGTACTCGTCGTTATGATGGGCGTAGGGGTGGCGGAGTACAGCGGACTTATAAACGCATTATTAAGAAGGCTTTTGAGCGGCGCTTCTCCTTCCATCATCGTTCCCGCCGTGATATTGATCGGCGTCCTGGGCAATGCGGCCGGTGACTCCGCATTGATTATCATGCCGCCTTTGGCAGCAATGATATTTTTGAGCATGGGAAGGCATCCCCTCGCCGGTTTGGCTGCGGCTTATGCAGCGGTAGCGGGAGGTTTCAGCGCCAACCTGTTTGTAAACATGCTGGATGTTTTGCTTGCAGGATTCACCGAAAAAGCTGCCCAGATAATCGATCCTAAATATATAGCAAATCCGGCCATGAACTATTATTTCCTAATAGCTTCAACCTTCGTCCTTACTGCGGTGGCCTCCTGGGTTACAACAAAGATAGTTGAACCCCGCTTGGGCGAGTATACGGGAAAAAGAGAAGAATTCCATCCCTTGACCGAAAGCGAAAAAAAGGGCCTTAGAGTAGCCGGAATAGTTGCATTGATTTACATCGCTATAATCGCTTACTGGACATTGCCTGCAAACGCTTTGCTGAGAGATCCCAAGACGGGATCCCTGATAGTATCGCCCTTTATGAAGAGCCTGGTGCCCATTATGACCGGATTGTTCCTGTTCCCCGCTATTGGTTACGGAGTTGCTGCGGGAACCATAAAATCCGATAAAGATTTAGCGGCTCAGATGTCAAAAGCCATGAGCACTATGGGTTCATATATCGTTATAGCGTTTTTGGCAGCCCAGTTCATTACCTTCTTCAACTGGAGCAATATAGGTACCATTTTGGCGATTAAAGGAGCGGACTTTTTAAAGAACATAGGATTTACGGGGCTTCCTCTGCTCATAGGCATTATTATATTCTCCTGCTTGATTAACATTTTGATAGCCAGCGCATCGGCCAAATGGGCGGTTTTAGGGCCGGTTTTCGTGCCAATGCTTATGCTCCTCGGGTATTCACCGGCCTTTACCCAGCTTGCATACAGAATCGGCGACTCCATTACAAACCCGATAACACCGCTTTTGGCTTACTTCCCGATGGCCCTCGCCAGCGCAAGAAAATACGACGAAAAGCTGGGCATGGGAACGCTTATCTCGATATTACTGCCTTATTCCATTTATTTTGCGATATTCTGGATTATTCTATTTGCAATATGGTATATGTTGAATTTACCCTTGGGTCCAGGAAATATGATTCACCTATAA
- a CDS encoding M20 metallopeptidase family protein translates to MRDLKELLKEVFPKVVELRRDFHANPELGYQEVRTAEVIARTLEGLGITVKKNVAKTGVVGLLDTGKPGPTVALRADIDALPVKDAKKVEYASRVEGVCHACGHDGHTAILLGVAMVLSKLKEEFSGKVKFIFQPCEEHLPGGAKFMIEEGVLEDPKVDNIFGLHLWTNYPIGKVGVKAGALMAAPDSFAIEILGKGGHGSAPHQAIDAVVIAAQVVQALQTIVSRSVDPLDPAVVSVGVIQAGYGFNVIADTAKIIGTVRTFKERTRAVIRKRMEEIVKGITSAFNADYRIEYTEGYPALINDEKVTKFVKKIAEETLGAENVWEAEPVMGGEDFAYFLQKVPGCFVFLGARNEEKGIVCPHHHPEFDFDEDAMLLGMELMVKYVLRNTEIQN, encoded by the coding sequence GTGAGAGATTTAAAAGAACTGCTTAAAGAAGTATTTCCAAAGGTAGTCGAACTTCGCAGGGATTTTCACGCCAATCCCGAGCTCGGTTATCAGGAAGTGAGAACCGCAGAAGTCATAGCAAGAACCTTAGAAGGACTGGGCATTACCGTTAAGAAAAATGTGGCAAAAACCGGTGTGGTGGGATTGCTGGACACCGGCAAACCCGGTCCTACGGTGGCTTTGAGGGCGGATATTGACGCCCTGCCCGTCAAGGATGCGAAAAAAGTCGAGTATGCGTCACGCGTGGAGGGAGTCTGTCACGCCTGCGGTCATGACGGGCACACCGCAATACTTCTCGGTGTTGCAATGGTGCTGTCAAAGTTAAAGGAAGAATTTTCGGGCAAAGTCAAATTTATATTTCAGCCCTGTGAAGAGCATCTTCCGGGCGGAGCAAAGTTCATGATCGAAGAAGGGGTACTGGAAGATCCAAAGGTGGACAATATTTTCGGACTTCACCTGTGGACAAATTACCCCATAGGCAAGGTAGGGGTAAAGGCGGGCGCCTTGATGGCTGCTCCGGACTCCTTTGCAATAGAAATCCTGGGGAAGGGCGGACATGGCTCTGCGCCGCACCAGGCAATTGATGCTGTAGTAATTGCCGCACAGGTGGTTCAGGCGCTTCAGACAATCGTAAGCCGCTCGGTAGATCCTTTAGACCCCGCCGTGGTGAGTGTGGGAGTAATCCAGGCGGGATACGGCTTTAATGTTATTGCGGACACGGCGAAAATTATTGGGACCGTACGCACGTTTAAAGAAAGAACCAGGGCTGTTATAAGGAAGAGGATGGAGGAAATTGTAAAAGGGATCACCTCTGCTTTTAACGCCGATTACCGAATTGAGTACACCGAAGGCTATCCGGCGCTCATAAATGATGAAAAGGTTACAAAATTTGTTAAAAAGATTGCAGAGGAAACCCTGGGTGCCGAAAATGTATGGGAAGCCGAGCCGGTGATGGGCGGAGAGGATTTTGCTTATTTCCTTCAGAAGGTTCCCGGCTGCTTCGTATTTCTGGGAGCAAGGAATGAGGAAAAGGGAATAGTATGTCCCCATCACCATCCCGAATTTGACTTTGACGAGGATGCCATGCTCCTGGGGATGGAGTTGATGGTTAAATACGTTTTGAGAAATACAGAAATACAAAATTAA